Below is a window of Populus alba chromosome 2, ASM523922v2, whole genome shotgun sequence DNA.
ACATCAAGATGTCTAAGATCATATGGAGTTAATGTTGCAATGCCTTTGAACCAAGTGTAAAATATTGTACAGTCAACCTAAGAATTTTCTATAAGAATGGTAAATTGGACTCCAAACAAATATCGTTTCCTGCTTGACTGGTTATGCTAAGCCTTCGCTTCTGTTGCAGCATGAAGTAGCTCATCTGGAGTTGCAGCTGGGTCCAGATCCCAACACTTTTCTGGCAAATTACTAGCTTCTCCTTCAAGTGACCAAGAAGGCACCTGATGAGAAAAGCGTACCATCTCTCTTCTTGGAATCCATCTAATGGCACCCTTGTCTGTATTCCTTTGGTACACTGTTTTGAAACCAGTCAACTTGATCAGAGGAGTAACACAAACTCCAAGCTCTTCAGAGTAATTCTCAAGGACCTCTACCATCTCATACTGGTGCCTGACATCATCTGGGGTTGATCTGTTCCAATCAGGTGACCAGTTTTGATAAACAGCCCAAACATCTCCACTTTTTGGGTATATTCGAACACAACCACCTCTACCAGGCTTTTCTCCTTTCATAACATGAGAGAAAATGTTGACTTGATCAACAACATCAGAATTCCATGCTCTGAAGTGTCCACAAGATTTAGTAAACCCAGAATCCATCCAATTTACTACCCCAAATTCACTATCAGTTTTAGAGTTCAAGTAAGTGATGTGAATCTTAAAGGGTTTAACTGAGACCACCTGGCGAATCAAACAGTATAAGCGTGGCAtgccatcatcttcatcataCAAAGCCCATATTTGTTTTGGCTTGAAGCATTCCTCTGCTCTATCTTTGTCAAAATCATGGAAATCAGGGTCAGGGACTGTTATCGAGATTGGCTCGATTTTGTTTGGCTTTGTATGATGGCCAGTAATATCAGAATTTGATTGTTTAGGAGCCTCTCCTGCCTTGGTGAACAGATCTTCAATGTTCTTTGTATCtgctgcagctgcagctgcagctgaAGCTAATCTCATCTCCTCCAATTTCTTCCTGATGTCGATCCTTGCTTTGTCAATCAACAACTTTCTGGCATCAAAAGCTGGCGCAATCACGCTGCGTCTTGTTGGAACTTCACTTGGATTGGAAAGCTTGGTGTCGTGCTCAACATTTGCACATCCGTTAGCTAGTCTTACTTCTGAACCCAATCTAGGttcattttcttcatgcccATTTCTACAAGTGGAACCAATAACCACCTTCCTTTTCTTATCAGGTCTACCAGTCTTGGAGCCTGAAAATTCATTACAGCTTGCGGATACATCAGAGTATACTTTTTCTGTGGCAGTTTTCATGGATCGCCTTCCATTGGCTGCTGGTTTAACCTTTGCTGCACTAACATTTCCATTAGCCTGATAAACAATATCAGAAGATACTGCACATGATCCATTGGGACCAACAGCATCCCCAGAAGTTCCAGAACATGAGCTCCACTGAAATGAAACATTTGAAACATGCTCATGCCTGTGTCCAGCATCCAATCCTGAGACCCCATTTCCTGTATAtagggtggtggtggtggtggttgggACATATGCAACCCCATCATATCCATGACATCTATACCCATTACCAGGGACATATGACCAAGGACAGTAAGGGAAAGAACCATTGACAGGAGCTGCCCCAGTTTCAATGGCAATGAAAGTACCCCGGCAGTTCTTACAAGAAAGTTTCTTATTCACATACTTCCGAAGATACTCATACTGAACTTTACAAGATGTGCAGACTGTCCAGAAAGTATCAAGTCCATGAGCAGTGGGTGAATTGGAACATTGGTTATATCCTGTAACCCCAGCAGCATGAACTGAAGATAAGTTTGTCTGAACAGCACAAGATGCCATCTGTTTGTTTCTCTTGACATTGTAAGAGTTTTTCTTAAGACTATCTGACAACATAGTCCATGCTTCAGATACAAGTTTAAACGCTCCATCAGCTCCTACAGTTTTATTCTTGTCTGGATGGAGCAACACGGCCATCTTCCTATACTGCTTTTTCACTGCATCTTTATCTGCAGGAGGCTTCAAACCAAGAATAGAGAAATAGTCAACTTCACCATTACATTTGGCCTGAGATGCAACATAAACTTCGAAAGTGGCCACCATCTGAGATATACCCTCTAATCCAGGAAACAATGTTTTTGCCTTTAACGCATAGTTCTTTGCACCAGCAAAATCTCTCTCGGCAAATCGCTTCTCAGCAAACTCTTTTGCCCTGACGGCCTCTTCTATATTTGATTCCATCTGGAccttcaaatcaaatacaaAGCCAAAATCTTGAAGCAAAAGCTATGACAGACCCAGTATACCAAAAACCGGATGACACATCGTGGccgtttgggagtgtggttgcgggtgaggttcacccgcaaccacacaTGAAACGTTTGGTTAAGGAAAACAAAACGCATTTAGCTGATGGGACCCATTAAAATCAGAGATTAAACCGCAGGTtgtgagaagcagcattttgctgcttctcgtcGTGGGAAAGGAActcaacagtggagcatggctccactgttcagtgaacagtggagccatgctccactgtgcACTGTTCACTGAGTGAACAGTGCgggtgaattttaattcaccgcactgttcacgtgaacagtgcggTGAAtgtgaacagttttttttttttttttttttaaccaacacccaaagttttttttttttttttccgaaaaactagtgtagttaattaattgcactcatattatttttttaattttttaaaaaattagtttaaggtgaattaaatttacttgtattgtaatcttaattttattcatgataatattttacttaattttattgcacgcaggataaatcatggaaactgtagttATTGCCGAATGATTTTTATACGTActgaaattgttgattttttttttttaaattgtgttttactcgaaaaactagtatttaatattatttaataacactacataaattagaaggatatcgcatgatgacgtaacatttgtgaaatttgatcgcaattccaattatgttcttgccgggtccggcccagtttaaaaaaattcagtttttatttttatttttattgtgttctattcaaaaaattagaagaaaatcgcttgatgacgcaacaaaaaattcagtttttgttgttgcgcgcttaagaaaccatgaaaaatatagtcattgttggatagatttcgtatgtgatgacattgcacatagtttaatggaataataaaaaatatttgatatcaatattatttattttatgatgtaataacagtagttaaatctacaatatttaaatttaaaatcattaatattaatatatatatatatatataat
It encodes the following:
- the LOC118044144 gene encoding uncharacterized protein; amino-acid sequence: MESNIEEAVRAKEFAEKRFAERDFAGAKNYALKAKTLFPGLEGISQMVATFEVYVASQAKCNGEVDYFSILGLKPPADKDAVKKQYRKMAVLLHPDKNKTVGADGAFKLVSEAWTMLSDSLKKNSYNVKRNKQMASCAVQTNLSSVHAAGVTGYNQCSNSPTAHGLDTFWTVCTSCKVQYEYLRKYVNKKLSCKNCRGTFIAIETGAAPVNGSFPYCPWSYVPGNGYRCHGYDGVAYVPTTTTTTLYTGNGVSGLDAGHRHEHVSNVSFQWSSCSGTSGDAVGPNGSCAVSSDIVYQANGNVSAAKVKPAANGRRSMKTATEKVYSDVSASCNEFSGSKTGRPDKKRKVVIGSTCRNGHEENEPRLGSEVRLANGCANVEHDTKLSNPSEVPTRRSVIAPAFDARKLLIDKARIDIRKKLEEMRLASAAAAAAADTKNIEDLFTKAGEAPKQSNSDITGHHTKPNKIEPISITVPDPDFHDFDKDRAEECFKPKQIWALYDEDDGMPRLYCLIRQVVSVKPFKIHITYLNSKTDSEFGVVNWMDSGFTKSCGHFRAWNSDVVDQVNIFSHVMKGEKPGRGGCVRIYPKSGDVWAVYQNWSPDWNRSTPDDVRHQYEMVEVLENYSEELGVCVTPLIKLTGFKTVYQRNTDKGAIRWIPRREMVRFSHQVPSWSLEGEASNLPEKCWDLDPAATPDELLHAATEAKA